In a genomic window of [Empedobacter] haloabium:
- a CDS encoding VOC family protein, with protein sequence METGEIHRGRLIDHVQLVVRDLPAAQRFYSAIFEVLDIPLGGEGPGFFWADELFVSSSDSPAAQGVLTGRHHLAFQARDPDVVTRFYHAALAAGGSDNGRPGERPYHPGYYAAFVLDPDGNNIEAVYHGPGKRSAPSVHITF encoded by the coding sequence ATGGAAACAGGCGAGATACATCGGGGCCGGCTGATCGACCACGTCCAGCTGGTGGTGCGCGACCTGCCGGCCGCGCAGCGCTTCTACAGCGCCATCTTCGAGGTGCTGGACATCCCGCTGGGCGGCGAAGGTCCCGGCTTCTTCTGGGCCGACGAGCTGTTCGTCTCGAGCAGCGACAGCCCGGCCGCCCAGGGCGTGCTGACGGGGCGCCACCACCTGGCGTTCCAGGCGCGCGACCCGGACGTCGTCACCCGGTTCTACCACGCGGCGCTGGCGGCGGGCGGCAGCGACAACGGCCGCCCGGGCGAGCGGCCGTATCACCCCGGTTATTACGCCGCCTTCGTACTGGACCCGGACGGCAACAATATCGAAGCCGTGTACCACGGGCCCGGCAAGCGCAGCGCTCCCTCCGTCCACATCACGTTCTGA
- a CDS encoding glycosyltransferase, with amino-acid sequence MRVGILSYPMLFQREGGLQVQVRETIAALNRLGQDAAHPLQAELVDPNRERLDSYDLIHVFSAINGNYRVVEAASEMGVPVVLSPLLSPGWDRASGFRARVADRLAGRLTAWHVQTSYAQTKKALQLARLVIALGEPERDAIMSGFLIEASKIRVFPNGISRQFFMARPELFRHRTGITGPFVLMAGTISPYKNQLGLVQALEGLDLPIVLIGRCARADQGYLDAVLRSPWVRWLGELQHQDPLLAGAFAAASVVALPSHGEVFPLAVLEALAAGTPVVMTDENALDLRESAFALRKVAWHDAVGQRAAIQQFLAEPPDRAAVRALVDQYTWQRVASQIANCYFDLSARLAAERNAQPLPQRVHAATPLRQAAPAEQGAALQAEDESGAA; translated from the coding sequence ATGCGTGTAGGCATACTGTCGTACCCGATGCTGTTCCAGCGCGAGGGCGGCCTGCAGGTGCAGGTGCGGGAAACCATTGCGGCGCTGAACCGGCTGGGCCAGGACGCCGCCCATCCGTTGCAGGCCGAGCTGGTCGACCCGAACCGCGAGCGGCTTGATAGCTACGACCTGATCCATGTGTTCTCCGCCATCAACGGCAACTACCGGGTGGTGGAGGCGGCCAGCGAGATGGGCGTTCCCGTGGTGCTCTCGCCGCTGCTGTCGCCCGGCTGGGACCGCGCCTCGGGCTTTCGGGCCCGCGTGGCGGACCGGCTGGCCGGCCGGCTGACGGCCTGGCACGTGCAAACCAGCTATGCCCAGACCAAGAAGGCGCTGCAATTGGCACGCCTCGTCATCGCGCTGGGCGAACCGGAGCGCGACGCCATCATGTCCGGGTTCCTGATCGAAGCCTCGAAGATCCGCGTGTTCCCGAACGGGATCAGCCGGCAGTTCTTCATGGCCCGGCCGGAACTGTTCCGCCATCGTACCGGCATCACGGGGCCGTTCGTGCTGATGGCCGGGACGATCAGCCCGTACAAGAACCAGCTCGGGCTGGTACAGGCGCTGGAAGGGCTGGACCTGCCCATCGTGCTTATCGGCCGCTGCGCACGCGCCGACCAGGGCTACCTGGATGCCGTGCTGCGCTCGCCCTGGGTACGCTGGCTGGGCGAGCTGCAGCACCAGGACCCGCTGCTGGCGGGGGCCTTCGCCGCCGCCTCGGTGGTGGCCTTGCCCAGCCACGGCGAGGTCTTTCCGCTGGCCGTGCTGGAGGCGCTGGCCGCCGGCACACCCGTCGTCATGACGGACGAGAACGCGCTGGACCTGCGCGAAAGCGCCTTCGCGCTGCGCAAAGTGGCGTGGCACGACGCCGTGGGGCAGCGCGCGGCCATCCAGCAGTTCCTGGCCGAGCCGCCCGATCGGGCCGCAGTGCGGGCGCTGGTGGACCAGTACACCTGGCAGCGGGTGGCGTCGCAGATCGCCAACTGCTATTTCGACTTGTCGGCCCGGCTCGCCGCCGAACGCAACGCGCAGCCGCTGCCGCAGCGCGTGCACGCGGCCACGCCCCTGCGGCAGGCTGCGCCGGCCGAGCAGGGCGCGGCCCTGCAGGCGGAGGACGAGTCGGGCGCTGCTTGA
- a CDS encoding oligosaccharide flippase family protein has translation MGTARRSLLFSFGERYTALLIATVGSMLIARMLAPADIGVYSIGAVLVGLAQVLRDFGVGQYVVAAPALGRAQLRAALAVALASAWLLALLVLCASGPVAAFYGEPRLRDVLRLLALNFVLLPFTALTLSLLRRQLRLASIYVINTAHAGAQLLCTLWLAAHGYGCLSLAWGAAAATLTAFAVSLPLRPAELPWLPALAGVRDVLRFGVPATGGNVIDEAGVAAPDLIVGKLLGVADVALFGKAQGLLSLFSQAVTSAIAPVMLPLFAAQARAGRDLRASYLLTVSCMTAVAWPFFALLALLALPIINILYGEQWEGAAGLIRIMCCSAALYSMFSMARYLFVAAGQVRVQARLDTLAVAVRVAAVLPAALVSLHWVAAAVVLGSVFRCWLTWRYLEQFAGIGGAALLAAVARSAVVTALTSLAPLAAVLALPPGTAQLLVAVAGAVPLWLAGIVLCRHPLAREIECAWRKVVRGDVVRRGG, from the coding sequence ATGGGCACGGCGCGCCGCTCGCTGCTGTTTTCGTTCGGCGAGCGCTATACGGCGCTGCTGATCGCCACCGTGGGCTCGATGCTGATCGCGCGCATGCTGGCGCCGGCCGACATCGGCGTGTATTCGATCGGTGCCGTGCTGGTCGGGCTGGCGCAGGTACTGCGCGACTTCGGCGTCGGGCAATATGTCGTCGCGGCCCCTGCGCTGGGGCGCGCGCAGCTGCGCGCTGCGCTGGCGGTCGCCCTGGCCAGCGCCTGGCTGCTGGCACTGCTCGTGCTGTGCGCCAGCGGGCCGGTGGCGGCATTCTACGGCGAGCCGCGCCTGCGCGACGTGCTGCGCCTGCTGGCGCTGAACTTCGTGCTGCTGCCGTTCACGGCGCTGACGCTGTCGCTGCTGCGCCGCCAGTTGCGGCTGGCGTCGATCTACGTCATCAACACGGCGCACGCCGGCGCGCAGCTGCTGTGCACCTTGTGGCTGGCAGCGCATGGATATGGCTGCCTGAGTCTGGCCTGGGGGGCGGCGGCGGCCACGTTGACGGCGTTCGCCGTCAGCCTGCCGCTGCGGCCGGCCGAGCTGCCCTGGCTGCCGGCGCTGGCCGGTGTACGCGACGTGCTCCGCTTCGGCGTGCCGGCGACAGGGGGCAATGTGATCGACGAGGCCGGCGTCGCGGCACCCGACCTGATCGTCGGCAAGCTGCTGGGCGTAGCCGACGTGGCGCTGTTCGGCAAGGCACAGGGTCTGCTGAGCTTGTTCAGCCAGGCCGTCACCAGCGCCATCGCGCCCGTCATGCTGCCGCTGTTTGCCGCGCAGGCCCGGGCGGGCCGCGATCTGCGTGCGAGCTACCTGCTGACGGTCAGCTGCATGACCGCCGTGGCCTGGCCCTTTTTCGCCCTCCTGGCCCTGCTGGCGTTGCCGATCATCAACATACTGTACGGCGAGCAGTGGGAGGGGGCGGCGGGATTGATCCGCATCATGTGCTGCTCCGCGGCACTGTATAGCATGTTCAGCATGGCCCGCTACCTGTTCGTGGCGGCAGGGCAGGTGCGCGTCCAGGCCCGGCTCGACACACTGGCCGTCGCCGTGCGGGTGGCGGCGGTGCTGCCGGCCGCGCTGGTAAGTCTGCATTGGGTCGCCGCCGCCGTCGTGCTCGGTTCCGTGTTCCGCTGCTGGCTGACCTGGCGTTACCTGGAGCAATTTGCCGGCATTGGCGGCGCGGCCCTGCTGGCGGCGGTGGCACGCAGTGCCGTAGTGACGGCGCTGACGAGCCTGGCGCCGCTGGCGGCCGTGCTGGCGCTCCCTCCCGGCACGGCGCAATTGCTGGTCGCGGTCGCGGGCGCCGTGCCGCTGTGGCTGGCGGGAATCGTTCTGTGCCGGCATCCGCTGGCACGGGAAATCGAATGTGCGTGGCGCAAGGTGGTGCGCGGCGATGTCGTCAGACGAGGAGGGTGA
- a CDS encoding glycosyltransferase, whose product MLMATFNGAATLPKVLEGCCQLVAPPGGWRLIVADNGSTDTTAQVLAAYAGRLPLARVLETRRGKNAALNAALALALRAPGAPDELFVFTDDDATPEPDWLLRLAQAAAAQPDYTMFGGAIVPDWVTAPPSWIERLVPLGLTFGITPPSQVDGPVFPGLVWGANMALRRGLFDAGLRFDESIGPTAGAYAMGSETQLTRRLADAGHRAWFCAGARVAHHVRAHQLALPWILERAYRFGRGKFRQDCPGVFPEVFGVPRWMLGRWLREAAGLLAARLRGDADAMFRRRWELAYLRGYCHEAWRAPRPGPRVLITSYSGELGGMELRMAQEAQFLKAGGIDAVLGIRPFPGSAAWAAQLRARRLPVAKFAPPPVFEQWRWRRLNRWRAQLWSAGALRRQRADLVHVAFCWSAYGATALWLARRCALPAVVSVHNTFPPGDVSAWHRPLLREAFRAVRGVYGATESALQHFLALYREYLPAGVRLAVIPNCVDTARFRPCTALRQAARQALGLPAEALVLGSVARLSPQKRPEALVKLLCALRPRFPDLFLVLAGSGALEPELRRLVGTLGLAQHVVFAGFRADVETLLPAFDVHLLLSQREGFGIATIEAMACGVPAVATDIPGNADVLRNSPGGLLVPLDDEAAVATAVAALLADPTRRARMGEAGRADVEQRFSMARVQAQVHAFYRGLL is encoded by the coding sequence GTGCTCATGGCGACCTTCAATGGCGCCGCCACCTTGCCCAAGGTGCTGGAAGGCTGCTGCCAGCTGGTGGCGCCGCCCGGCGGCTGGCGCCTGATCGTCGCCGACAACGGCAGTACCGACACCACCGCGCAGGTGCTGGCGGCATATGCCGGACGGCTGCCCCTGGCGCGGGTGCTGGAAACGCGGCGCGGCAAGAACGCGGCGCTGAACGCGGCACTCGCGCTGGCCCTGCGCGCGCCCGGAGCGCCGGACGAGCTGTTCGTGTTTACCGACGACGATGCGACGCCGGAGCCGGACTGGCTGCTGCGCCTGGCGCAAGCGGCCGCCGCGCAGCCCGACTACACGATGTTCGGCGGCGCCATCGTGCCCGATTGGGTCACGGCGCCACCGAGCTGGATCGAACGGCTGGTGCCGCTGGGCCTGACGTTTGGCATCACGCCACCGAGCCAGGTCGACGGCCCCGTCTTTCCTGGCCTCGTGTGGGGTGCCAATATGGCGCTGCGGCGCGGCCTGTTCGACGCCGGCCTGCGCTTCGATGAAAGCATCGGTCCCACGGCCGGCGCCTATGCGATGGGCAGCGAGACGCAACTGACGCGGCGCCTGGCCGATGCCGGCCATCGCGCCTGGTTCTGCGCCGGTGCGCGCGTGGCCCATCATGTCCGCGCACACCAGCTGGCGCTGCCATGGATCCTCGAGCGCGCCTACCGCTTCGGCCGCGGCAAGTTCCGCCAGGACTGCCCGGGTGTGTTTCCGGAAGTGTTCGGCGTACCGCGCTGGATGCTGGGGCGCTGGCTGCGCGAGGCGGCCGGCCTGCTGGCGGCGCGCCTGCGCGGGGACGCCGATGCCATGTTCCGGCGGCGCTGGGAGCTGGCCTACCTGCGTGGCTACTGTCACGAGGCCTGGCGTGCGCCGCGGCCCGGCCCGCGCGTGCTGATCACCAGCTACTCGGGCGAGCTGGGGGGCATGGAACTGCGCATGGCCCAGGAAGCCCAGTTCCTTAAGGCCGGCGGCATCGACGCGGTGCTCGGCATCCGGCCGTTCCCGGGCAGCGCCGCCTGGGCCGCGCAACTGCGCGCGCGCCGCCTGCCCGTCGCCAAGTTCGCGCCGCCCCCCGTGTTCGAGCAATGGCGCTGGCGGCGCCTGAACCGCTGGCGCGCGCAGCTGTGGAGCGCCGGCGCGTTGCGGCGCCAGCGCGCCGACCTGGTGCATGTGGCCTTCTGCTGGAGCGCGTACGGCGCCACGGCCCTGTGGCTGGCGCGGCGTTGCGCGCTGCCGGCCGTCGTCAGCGTCCACAATACCTTCCCGCCGGGCGACGTCAGCGCCTGGCACCGGCCGCTGTTGCGGGAGGCGTTTCGCGCGGTGCGCGGCGTCTACGGCGCCACCGAATCGGCCCTGCAGCATTTCCTCGCCCTTTACAGGGAATATCTGCCGGCGGGCGTACGCCTGGCCGTGATCCCGAACTGCGTCGACACGGCGCGCTTCCGCCCCTGCACGGCGCTGCGCCAGGCCGCGCGCCAGGCCCTCGGCTTGCCAGCCGAGGCGCTGGTGCTGGGCAGCGTGGCCCGGCTGTCGCCGCAGAAGCGGCCGGAAGCGCTGGTCAAGCTGCTGTGCGCGCTGCGGCCGCGTTTTCCTGACCTGTTTCTGGTGCTGGCAGGCAGCGGCGCGCTGGAGCCGGAGCTGCGCCGGCTGGTCGGAACGCTGGGGCTGGCGCAACACGTCGTATTCGCCGGCTTTCGCGCCGACGTCGAAACGCTGCTGCCGGCGTTCGACGTGCACCTGCTGCTGAGCCAGCGCGAAGGATTCGGCATCGCAACGATCGAGGCGATGGCCTGCGGCGTGCCGGCCGTCGCCACCGACATTCCCGGCAACGCCGACGTGCTGCGCAACAGCCCTGGCGGCCTGCTGGTGCCGCTCGACGACGAAGCGGCGGTGGCCACGGCCGTGGCCGCTCTGTTGGCCGACCCGACCCGGCGGGCTCGCATGGGCGAGGCCGGCCGCGCCGACGTCGAGCAGCGTTTCAGCATGGCGCGCGTGCAGGCGCAGGTGCACGCGTTCTACCGTGGCCTGCTGTGA
- a CDS encoding putative O-glycosylation ligase, exosortase A system-associated, with the protein MRDLLVTLLVFAGLPYVLKRPVYGGLMWVWISVMNPHTQGWGFATTFPFAYIIAVATLVSLAKSREKNRFPLTPISLALLAFVFWMNLTTPFAMFSNGAWNQYTKVMKIMGMTFVLMMVVRERADIQRLIWVLVISLGFYGVKGGLFTIRSGGNDRVWGPVGTFIGDNNALALALIMTIPLMYYLMHDLPRRWMRHAMLAAMALSGLAALGSYSRGGLLAIVAMLAFMWLKSRHKLSGAVLLVLLVPPALLFMPEQWGARMDTIGAYQADSSAMGRLNAWHMAYNLARDRFMGGGFACYEPLTFALYAPNPADVHAAHSIYFQALAEHGFVGLAIYLLLGCFTWRSAAVIVRRCRGCTELDWAARLAAMIQASLIGFGVGGAFLSLLYWDVPYYLMAAVIAMRAQVALRLGPERGRSEAARARPAALPGRATPPAVTR; encoded by the coding sequence ATGCGCGATCTGCTCGTTACCCTGCTGGTCTTCGCCGGCCTGCCCTATGTGCTGAAGCGCCCCGTCTACGGGGGGCTGATGTGGGTCTGGATCAGCGTCATGAACCCGCATACGCAGGGCTGGGGCTTCGCCACCACGTTCCCGTTCGCCTACATCATCGCTGTCGCCACGCTCGTCAGCCTGGCCAAGTCGCGCGAGAAGAATCGTTTCCCGCTGACGCCGATCAGCCTTGCGCTGCTCGCCTTCGTGTTCTGGATGAACCTGACGACGCCCTTCGCGATGTTCTCGAACGGCGCCTGGAACCAGTACACCAAGGTCATGAAGATCATGGGGATGACATTCGTTCTGATGATGGTGGTGCGCGAACGCGCCGACATCCAGCGCCTGATCTGGGTCCTGGTCATCTCGCTGGGCTTCTACGGCGTCAAGGGGGGCCTGTTCACGATCCGCAGCGGTGGCAACGACCGGGTCTGGGGACCGGTCGGCACGTTCATCGGCGACAACAACGCGCTGGCCCTGGCGCTGATCATGACGATCCCGCTGATGTATTACCTGATGCACGACCTGCCGCGGCGCTGGATGCGCCACGCCATGCTGGCGGCGATGGCGTTGTCCGGCCTGGCCGCCCTGGGCAGCTATTCGCGCGGCGGGCTGCTGGCCATCGTTGCGATGCTGGCCTTCATGTGGCTGAAGAGCCGGCACAAGCTGTCCGGCGCCGTGCTGCTCGTGCTGCTGGTGCCGCCGGCGCTGCTGTTCATGCCCGAGCAATGGGGTGCGCGCATGGACACGATCGGCGCCTACCAGGCCGATTCCTCGGCGATGGGCCGGCTCAATGCATGGCACATGGCGTACAACCTGGCGCGGGACCGCTTCATGGGCGGCGGCTTCGCCTGCTACGAGCCGCTGACGTTCGCCTTGTACGCGCCCAACCCCGCCGACGTGCACGCCGCCCACAGCATCTATTTCCAGGCCCTGGCCGAGCACGGGTTTGTCGGCCTCGCGATCTACCTGCTGCTGGGGTGCTTTACGTGGCGCTCGGCCGCCGTCATCGTGCGGCGCTGCCGCGGCTGTACCGAGCTGGACTGGGCCGCCCGCCTGGCCGCCATGATCCAGGCCAGCCTGATCGGCTTCGGCGTCGGCGGCGCCTTCCTCAGCCTGCTCTACTGGGACGTGCCCTATTACCTGATGGCCGCGGTCATCGCGATGCGCGCGCAGGTCGCGTTGCGCCTTGGGCCGGAACGGGGCCGGAGCGAGGCCGCACGCGCCCGCCCGGCAGCGCTGCCGGGCCGCGCCACGCCACCCGCGGTGACGCGATGA
- a CDS encoding ABC transporter permease, with translation MSNRVTLILALGLALAGAATCRAGTDCPPLAPNTITGGDYTNPEDRQKLEVVERFHFTPNVERLERGQSGSIGADMSYTLDHFANHHRALAALARLAVREKNPRPQGAKLAVDCYFGRAIAYRPADARVRAIFGGYLLALGQEAAALAQLEEAARLEPGNATNQYNLGLLYVRQKEYAKAREAARLAYQLGFPLPGLKNKLAAAGQWQER, from the coding sequence ATGTCAAACCGAGTCACCCTGATCCTGGCGCTGGGCCTGGCCCTGGCCGGCGCCGCCACCTGCCGGGCCGGCACCGATTGCCCGCCGCTGGCCCCCAACACGATAACCGGCGGCGACTACACCAACCCGGAGGACCGGCAGAAACTGGAGGTGGTCGAACGTTTCCACTTCACGCCAAACGTGGAGCGGCTGGAACGCGGCCAGTCCGGCAGCATCGGCGCCGACATGTCCTACACCCTCGATCACTTCGCCAACCACCATCGCGCGCTGGCCGCGCTGGCGCGCCTGGCGGTGCGTGAGAAAAATCCGCGGCCGCAAGGCGCCAAGCTCGCTGTCGACTGCTATTTCGGCCGCGCCATCGCCTACCGTCCCGCCGATGCCCGGGTGCGCGCCATCTTTGGCGGCTACCTGCTTGCGCTGGGCCAGGAGGCCGCCGCGCTGGCCCAGCTGGAGGAAGCGGCCCGGCTGGAGCCGGGCAACGCCACCAACCAGTACAACCTGGGTTTGCTGTACGTGCGCCAGAAGGAGTACGCCAAGGCACGCGAGGCCGCGCGCCTGGCCTACCAGCTCGGCTTTCCGCTGCCGGGCCTGAAGAACAAGCTGGCGGCGGCGGGCCAGTGGCAGGAGCGCTGA
- the prsR gene encoding PEP-CTERM-box response regulator transcription factor, which produces MPKRKLLVVEDDAGLQKQLRWSLDGYDVLVAGEREAALTLLRRHQPSLVTMDLGLPPDADGASEGLALLREILAIAPDTKVIVLSGNRDRANVLKAIALGAYDFHQKPLDADLLRLVIERAAFLQQVQQENRRMLQIQADSPLAGIISRDPGMLKVCRSVEKVAGSSATVLLLGASGCGKELIARGLHRLSSRHDKRFVAINCAAIPEHLLESELFGYEKGAFTGAVRQTPGKIELAQGGTFFLDEIGDMALALQAKLLRFLQERVIERVGGRSEIAVDVRIVCATHRNLKTRVDEGLFREDLFYRLSEIVLVIPPLRERVGDSVLLAQHFKHRFCASEGRTGLHFSPEALQAIEAYGWPGNVREMENCIRRAVIMSESAQITPADLGLPEGVPAPDDIDLRAARDAAEYRVMVKALARSGGNIARAAEMLGVSRPTLYDLMNHHGIK; this is translated from the coding sequence ATGCCGAAGCGCAAACTGCTGGTGGTCGAAGATGATGCGGGGCTGCAGAAGCAGCTGCGCTGGAGCCTGGACGGTTATGACGTGCTGGTCGCCGGCGAGCGCGAGGCGGCGCTGACGCTGCTGCGCCGCCACCAGCCGTCGCTGGTGACGATGGACTTGGGGCTGCCGCCCGATGCCGACGGCGCCAGCGAGGGCCTGGCCCTGCTGCGGGAGATCCTGGCGATCGCGCCGGACACGAAAGTCATCGTGCTGTCGGGCAACCGCGACCGCGCCAATGTGCTGAAGGCGATCGCGCTGGGCGCGTATGATTTCCACCAGAAGCCGCTGGACGCCGACCTGCTGCGCCTCGTCATCGAACGGGCCGCGTTCCTGCAGCAGGTACAGCAGGAGAACCGGCGCATGCTGCAGATCCAGGCCGACTCGCCGCTGGCGGGCATCATCAGCCGCGATCCCGGCATGCTGAAGGTGTGCCGCAGTGTCGAGAAGGTCGCCGGCTCCTCCGCCACCGTGCTGCTGCTGGGGGCTTCGGGGTGCGGCAAGGAGCTGATCGCGCGCGGCCTGCACCGGCTCAGCAGCCGGCACGACAAGCGCTTCGTCGCCATCAATTGCGCGGCGATTCCCGAGCACCTGCTGGAAAGCGAATTGTTCGGCTACGAGAAGGGCGCCTTCACCGGTGCCGTGCGGCAGACGCCCGGCAAGATCGAGCTGGCCCAGGGCGGCACCTTCTTCCTCGACGAGATCGGCGACATGGCACTGGCGCTGCAGGCCAAGCTGCTGCGCTTCCTGCAGGAGCGGGTCATCGAGCGGGTCGGCGGGCGCAGCGAGATCGCCGTCGACGTACGCATCGTCTGCGCCACCCACCGCAACCTGAAGACCCGGGTCGACGAAGGGCTGTTCCGCGAGGACCTGTTCTACCGTCTCAGCGAGATCGTGCTGGTGATTCCGCCGCTGCGCGAACGGGTCGGCGACAGCGTGCTGCTGGCGCAGCACTTCAAGCACCGCTTCTGCGCCAGCGAGGGCCGCACGGGCCTGCACTTCAGCCCCGAGGCGCTGCAGGCGATCGAGGCCTATGGCTGGCCTGGCAATGTGCGCGAGATGGAGAACTGCATCCGCCGCGCCGTCATCATGTCGGAGAGCGCCCAGATCACCCCCGCCGACCTGGGCTTGCCGGAGGGCGTTCCGGCGCCGGACGACATCGACCTGCGCGCGGCGCGTGACGCCGCCGAGTACCGCGTCATGGTCAAGGCGCTGGCCCGCTCGGGCGGCAATATCGCCCGCGCCGCGGAAATGCTGGGGGTCAGCCGGCCGACCTTGTACGACCTGATGAACCACCACGGCATCAAGTAG
- the prsK gene encoding PEP-CTERM system histidine kinase PrsK codes for MTAAPTLVVAVSHGLCALAFAGFGVLLLANRRARDGQRALLVACLATALWAGALAVQAAWPVLAAPWPAALEAPRSAAWLVFLALLLVPAGLPVRRWLAAVAVLTALQLALGELAVDMAAIAPAPPALGTVSAAATVVATATAAPPIDLAVLAGITVRLLLAVLGILLVEQLYRHTPPRERWGIKFACLGLGTLFVYDFYLYSDALLFRRIQPDIWAARGVVDALCVPLLAITAARNPGWKLGLTLSRKVAVRSAALVGCALYLLAMAAGGWYLRRVGGAWGPLMQLACLVGAALLLAGVLFSGAARARLRVFISKHFYQAQFDYRDEWRRFTQALSEGGPVPGERAIQAIAALAESPAGALWIARDGGRLEPAARWNMPPQHGTEPIDSPFCTLLRERQWVVEAGRPLPDDARAGLPAWLHGVPQLWLVVPLLLHGRLFGFVALARPRTSVTPNWELFDLLRLAGSQAASCLAHGELAERLAVARQFDSFNRMSTFVVHDLKNLLSQHSLLLANAERHKHNPAFQEDMLETLAHSVRKMTALLQRLSRHEAGGADAATPLPLAEVVRRAVQSYAAARPCPQLEDADEQLVARADGQRLERVLAHLLQNAVEATSPEGSIRVTLRRQDEAALIELRDSGIGMSEAFVRDRLFRPFETTKPAGMGIGVYESREYIRELGGRLEVDSRPGAGTTFRVILPLYEVTGAVPIAA; via the coding sequence ATGACGGCGGCGCCAACGCTGGTCGTTGCCGTCAGCCATGGCCTGTGCGCGCTGGCGTTCGCCGGCTTTGGCGTGCTGCTGCTGGCGAACCGGCGCGCGCGCGACGGCCAGCGCGCCTTGCTGGTGGCCTGCCTGGCCACGGCGCTGTGGGCCGGCGCCCTGGCCGTGCAGGCGGCGTGGCCCGTGCTCGCGGCGCCGTGGCCGGCCGCGCTGGAGGCGCCGCGCAGTGCGGCCTGGCTCGTGTTCCTGGCGCTGCTCCTGGTGCCGGCCGGCTTGCCCGTGCGGCGCTGGCTGGCCGCGGTGGCCGTCCTGACCGCGCTGCAACTGGCGCTGGGCGAACTGGCGGTGGACATGGCGGCCATCGCGCCGGCGCCACCGGCGCTTGGCACGGTATCGGCCGCCGCGACGGTGGTGGCCACGGCGACGGCGGCGCCGCCGATCGACCTGGCCGTGCTGGCCGGGATCACGGTCCGGCTGCTGCTGGCCGTGCTGGGCATCCTGCTGGTCGAGCAGCTGTACCGCCACACGCCGCCGCGCGAACGCTGGGGCATCAAGTTCGCCTGCCTGGGCCTGGGCACCTTGTTCGTCTATGACTTCTACCTGTACAGCGACGCGCTGCTGTTCCGGCGCATCCAGCCCGATATCTGGGCGGCGCGCGGCGTGGTCGATGCGCTGTGCGTGCCGCTGCTGGCCATCACCGCGGCGCGCAACCCCGGCTGGAAGCTGGGCCTGACCCTGTCGCGCAAGGTCGCGGTGCGCTCGGCGGCGCTGGTCGGCTGCGCGCTCTACCTGCTGGCGATGGCGGCTGGCGGCTGGTACCTGCGCCGCGTGGGCGGGGCGTGGGGCCCGCTGATGCAACTGGCCTGCCTGGTCGGCGCGGCACTGCTGCTGGCCGGCGTGCTGTTCTCGGGCGCGGCGCGTGCGCGGCTGCGTGTCTTCATCAGCAAGCATTTCTACCAGGCGCAATTCGATTACCGCGACGAGTGGCGCCGCTTCACGCAGGCCTTGTCGGAAGGCGGCCCAGTGCCGGGCGAACGGGCGATCCAGGCCATCGCCGCCCTGGCGGAAAGCCCGGCCGGGGCATTGTGGATCGCGCGCGACGGCGGCCGCCTGGAGCCGGCGGCGCGCTGGAACATGCCGCCGCAGCACGGTACGGAACCGATTGACAGCCCGTTTTGTACCTTGCTGCGCGAACGCCAGTGGGTGGTCGAGGCGGGCCGCCCCTTGCCCGACGACGCTCGGGCAGGCTTGCCGGCCTGGCTGCACGGCGTGCCGCAACTGTGGCTGGTCGTGCCGTTGCTGCTGCATGGCCGCCTGTTCGGCTTTGTCGCGCTGGCCCGGCCCCGCACCTCTGTCACGCCGAACTGGGAACTGTTCGATCTGCTGCGCCTGGCCGGCAGCCAGGCCGCCAGCTGCCTGGCGCACGGCGAGCTGGCCGAGCGCCTGGCCGTGGCGCGCCAGTTCGACTCGTTCAACCGCATGTCCACGTTTGTCGTGCACGATCTGAAGAACCTGCTGTCGCAGCATTCGCTGCTGCTGGCCAACGCGGAGCGCCACAAGCACAACCCCGCCTTCCAGGAGGACATGCTGGAGACGCTGGCGCATTCCGTACGCAAGATGACGGCGCTGCTGCAGCGCCTGTCGCGCCACGAGGCGGGCGGCGCCGACGCTGCCACGCCGCTGCCGCTGGCGGAGGTGGTGCGGCGCGCCGTCCAGTCCTATGCCGCGGCACGGCCATGCCCGCAACTGGAGGACGCCGACGAACAACTGGTCGCCCGGGCGGACGGCCAGCGCCTGGAACGGGTGCTGGCGCACCTGCTGCAGAACGCGGTCGAGGCCACGTCGCCCGAAGGCAGCATCCGCGTGACGCTGCGCCGGCAGGACGAGGCGGCATTGATCGAACTGCGCGACAGCGGCATCGGCATGAGCGAGGCGTTCGTGCGCGACCGCCTGTTCCGGCCGTTCGAGACGACCAAGCCCGCCGGGATGGGCATCGGTGTCTATGAAAGCCGCGAATACATCCGTGAACTGGGCGGCCGGCTGGAGGTGGACAGCCGCCCCGGAGCCGGCACCACGTTTCGCGTGATCCTGCCCCTGTACGAGGTGACGGGCGCCGTGCCCATCGCCGCCTGA